Within the Agromyces ramosus genome, the region CGACGGGCCACCGGATGACTTCCGAACCGACCCGCACCATCGTGCTCTGGTGCCCCGACTGGCCGGTCTTCGCGGCCTGCCGCGAGGCGGGGCTCGACCCCACGGCGGCGGTCGCACTGACCCAGTCCGGGCTCATCTTCGCCTGTTCGGCCGCTGCACGCCGCGATGGCGTCGCGCGCGGGCTGAAGCTCCGCGAGGCGCAGTACCGCTCCCCCACCATCACCCTGCTCGACTACGACGCCGCGCTCGACGTGCGCGTCTTCGAGCCCGTCGTGCGCCGGGTCGAAGAGACCGTGCCGGGCGTGCAGCTCATCCGCCCCGGCACGCTCGCCATGCGGGCACGCGGTCCGGCGCGCTACTACGGCGGCGAGGATGCCGCGGCCAGGGCGCTGCTCGACACCGTCGCCGAGCTCGGGGTCCCCGGCGCCAGGGTCGGCGTCGCCGACGGGCCGTTCGCGGCCGAGCAGGCGGCGCGGGGGGCCGGGCAGTCGTCCGTCGGCATCATCGCCCCCGGGGCATCCGCCGCGTTCATCGCACCCCTGCCCGTCGCGCTCGTAGTCGACCCCCGCACCACCACGCTGCTGAACCGGCTCGGAGTGCGCACGCTCGGCGAGTTCGCCGCGCTGCCCGAAGCCGACGTGCGGCGACGATTCGGCGCCGCGGGCGCCTTCGCGCACGACCGTGCGGCGGGGCGCGAGCAGGCGCGGGTCCTCGCGCGCACGCCGCCGCCCGAGTTCGAGGTGCAGCAGGAGTTCGAACCGCCGCTCGATCGCATCGACCAGCTCGCCTTCGCGATCCGGGTGCGTGCCGACGAGTTCATCGAGCGCATGCGGGCGGTCAGGCTCGTGTGCACCGGCATCCGCGTCGAGCTCGACGACGAGCGCGGCGGGCACTCGAGCCGCAGCTGGCTGCATCCGCGCTGGTTCACCCCGGCCGACGTGGTCGACCGGGTGCGATGGCAGTTGCAGGGCGCCGGCACCGCCGACAGCGGACTCGCCTCGCCGATCGTGCGTCTCCGCATCGTGCCCGAACGCGTCGACTCGACGGGCAACCACGAAGAGGGACTCTGGGGCGGCGGACCCGACGAACGGGTGCATCACGGACTCACCCGCGTGCAGAGCATGCTCGGGCATGACGGGGTCGTGACCGCCGCGATCGGCGGCGGCCGCATGCTCGCCGACCGGCAGGTGCTCGTGCCGTGGGGCGACCGGGCTCCCGAGCGCACCGGCGACGCCCCATGGCCCGGGAGCCTGCCCACCCTCGCGCCCGCGAGCGTCTTCCGTGAGCGGTTGCCGATCGGCCTCATCGACGCGAGCGGCTCCCCCGTCGCGATCGACGGGCGGGGCGCGATCTCGGCGACGCCCGAACGGTTCGCGGTCGCGGGTGGCGCCGCCGCCCCCGTGCGGGCCTGGGCGGGCCCATGGCCCGTTGTCGAGCGCTGGTGGGACCCTGAGCACGCCAAGCGCGTGCACCGCTTCCAGATCGTCGACGACGACGGCTGCGCGTGGCTCCTCGTGCGCGACGACGAGGGCTGGTGGGCCGAGGCGAGGTACGACTGACGCGGGGTGGCGTGTGGAACTGACCGAATCGATGGGTGGTGACTGATGGGGTGGAACAACCCGGGCATCCCGTGGTCGGAGCTCGAACGCAAGCTCTCCGACGCGAACCGGCCGGGCGGGCCGAAGCTCATCGGCGACGGCGGCGACAGTCCCGCCTGGAGCCGGAAGCGGCATCCGTACCGCCCCTCCGAAGCCCTCGAAGCGCCGACCGGGCCGGTCGTGCCCTATGCCGAGTTGCATGCCCACTCGACGTTCAGCTTCCTCGACGGCGCCTCGACGCCGGAGCAGTTCGTCGAGGAGGCGCACCGGCTCGGACTCGCCGGGCTCGCGATCACCGATCACGACGGCTTCTACGGCATCGTGCACTTCGCCGAGGCAGCCGAGAGCTTCCCCGACCTCACGACCGTCTTCGGCGCCGAGCTCTCGCTCGGCCTGAGCGGCCCGCAGAACGGCGCGGCCGACCCAGAGGGCGAGCACCTGCTCGTGCTCGCCCGGCGCGAAGAGGGCTATCACCGGCTCGCCGGCGCGATCACCGCGGGCCAGCTCGCGGGCGGAGAGAAAGGCCGTCCGGTGTACTCGCTCGAAGAGCTCGCCGAGCGCTCGGCCGGTGAGTGGGTCGTGCCCACCGGATGCCGCAAGGGCGCGGTGCGGCGGGCGCTCGCCGAGGGCGGGGCGGATGCCGCGGCGCGCGAGCTCGACCGCCTCACCGCGCTCTTCGGGCGCGAGAACGTCGTCGTCGAGCTCTTCGACCACGGGCATCCGCTCGACCAGGAGGCGAACGACGCCCTCGCCGGCCTCGCCGAGCGCGCCGGGCTCCCCCTGCTGGCGACGAATGCCGTGCACTACGCCACCCCACCCGAGCACCGGCTCGCGGCCGCGCTCGCCGCGGTGCGCGCGCGGCGCAGCCTCGACGAGCTCGACGGCTGGCTCCCCGCGTCCGACCAGCTGCACCTGCGCAGCGGCGCCGAGATGATGCAGCGCTTCGCACGGTACCCCGGGGCGGTGGCCCGTTCGGTGACGCTCGCAGACGAGCTCGGCTTCACCCTGCGCAGTGCCCGCCCAAAGCTGCCGAAGCAGGAGGTACCCGAAGGCCACACGCCGATGAGCTGGCTCCGGGTGCTCGTCTGGCAGGGCGCCGAAGAGCTCTATCCCGGCGTGCCGCCGCACGTGCGCGAACGGCTCGAACGCGAGCTCGACATCATCGAGCAGAAGGACTTTCCCGGGTACTTCCTCATCGTGCACGACATCGTGCGGGAGGCACGGCGACGCGGCATCCTCTGCCAGGGCCGCGGCTCAGCGGCGAACTCCGCCGCTTGCTACGCGCTGCGCATCACCGCGGTCGACTCGATCGGATACGACCTGCCGTTCGAGCGCTTCCTCTCGGCGCTGCGCGACGAGGAGCCCGACATCGACGTCGACTTCGACTCCGACCGGCGTGAGGAGATCATCCAGTACGTCTACGACAAGTACGGCCGGCAGAACGCGGCGCAGGTCGCGAACGTCATCAGCTACCGGCCGAAGGCCGCCGTGCGCGACATGGCGAAGGCGCTCGGCTACTCCCCCGGCCAGCAAGACGCCTGGTCGCGACAGGTCGAGCGGTGGGGCGCGGTCACCGAGACCGACGACCACGACATCCCCGACGCCGTCGTCGAGCTCGCCGAGCAGGTGCTCACCTTC harbors:
- a CDS encoding DNA polymerase Y family protein, which encodes MTSEPTRTIVLWCPDWPVFAACREAGLDPTAAVALTQSGLIFACSAAARRDGVARGLKLREAQYRSPTITLLDYDAALDVRVFEPVVRRVEETVPGVQLIRPGTLAMRARGPARYYGGEDAAARALLDTVAELGVPGARVGVADGPFAAEQAARGAGQSSVGIIAPGASAAFIAPLPVALVVDPRTTTLLNRLGVRTLGEFAALPEADVRRRFGAAGAFAHDRAAGREQARVLARTPPPEFEVQQEFEPPLDRIDQLAFAIRVRADEFIERMRAVRLVCTGIRVELDDERGGHSSRSWLHPRWFTPADVVDRVRWQLQGAGTADSGLASPIVRLRIVPERVDSTGNHEEGLWGGGPDERVHHGLTRVQSMLGHDGVVTAAIGGGRMLADRQVLVPWGDRAPERTGDAPWPGSLPTLAPASVFRERLPIGLIDASGSPVAIDGRGAISATPERFAVAGGAAAPVRAWAGPWPVVERWWDPEHAKRVHRFQIVDDDGCAWLLVRDDEGWWAEARYD